tgatttattaagggaaaaatcCGTAGGATGTGCGTGCGCACGGTTTTATAAATCCGAATATTTCTGTGCGTACGCACGTCCTATGTTTCATCCGTACGCCACTTCTGACGCAAATCCTACgcaaagttttataaatgaggccccagaTTACTACGTTAATATCTCTTCAGCGCACAACTTGAGCAGGTCAaaatacaatgcagaatattaataactatgactgggattggtatatacataatattataatgagaagaccattaaGATAAAAGTTTTTTGAGTTTAGCAGCCGTGTTTCTGCACACTGTTTCGTGAAGAACGTGTCCACAAAAAGAGTTCACATTCAGAGCCCCGCTCTTTATGTGCATCCGGGCCCTTTTAGAAAATAGCCTTTAAgacttaatattaatgttatgttgtATTAATAAGGCAGCGTATTCTAtttgaaattatgagttgaattgATTGAAAATTTCAGTTGAGTCAGTCAAATATCAGCAAGATTCTAAAATTCAGATTCGACTGTGAAAATCTTTAGTTGGGACACCCCTAAAATTCTATATTGATgcttcaaattataaaaaaatctgtttggaAACACTTTTTGATGAGAAAAGGGGCTTTAATgtgttgtcacatgacaaaaTTAGCCTAGAGGCAGTCTATGGTCCTGTTCTTCACTTGTATGACCGTGTACCAAGATGTTGTCCACTTAGCAGCATACTCCCTCGACACAGCGAATCAGCTCAATCATGTGTTTCTGAAATGTCTCTGGAGCACTAGTTCTGCCGAATGTCAAGTGACAAAAGCCGTGCCTTTTGAAGGGGTTTATGAAAGTTGTGAACCTCTTGCTTGCATCTTCTAACCATGTCTGCCAGAAACCGCTGGTATCATCCAGGCTAGAAAAACTGTTGTCGCCACAAGTTTAGcagtggtggaaagagtactgaaaatttgtacttaagtacaagaACTGTTACATTGATGAAAAAATACTcattacaagtaaaagtactgctGTCAAAACAgcacttaagtaaaagtaaaaagtactccTCTCAAAAAATACTCAGAGTacaagttactagttactttttagCTGGTGATATTTAGTTAccaaaaaatattcatatcaaaGATCTATGTGCATGGAAAATAGCAACTTTGAACAAAACACTTTTATCTTATTGACAAAGTAAGTTAATTCGTGGTCAAGATACAGGGATTTCTAACATCAATATCTGGTTGGATAGGAGtggttaaaggggtcctattgtGCTCTTTTACAATGTCTTGAGGAGCAAAGAGAAATAATTTCTACTTTAAAAGCACGGATAGATCGCGACTGCATACAGTCTGGGCACAAGCAGTTCATTTTTGTATAAGTAAGGCCTATTTGAGAGCTTGCATCCAGTTTCTTGCGATTACATGACAATATTCTCATGTTACAATAAAGCTCACATTTGCGcaggaattattaaaataatgcggACTACCTGCAAATCAGAGCACTCGGAGAGGAAAGAGAGACGCAGCTTGTATCTGTGTATATTCAGATACTGTGGAAAATGAGTAATGGAACCGTGTCAGATATTTCAGTATCGTATTCAAAATATAGAAATTTATGATAACTCTACCATGTAGTTTGTTTCTCCAAGCTTGGAATccataagtcaagtcaagtcacctttatttatatagcgctttaaacaaaatacattgcgtcaaagcactgaacaacattcattaggaaaacagtgtgtcaataatgcaaaatgatagttaaaggcagttaatcattgaattcagttatgtcatctctgttcagtttaaatagtgtctgtgcatttatttgcaatcaagtcaacgatatcgctgtagatgaagtgtccccaactaagcaagccagaggcaacagcggcaaggaaccgaaactccatcggtgacagaatggagaaaaaaaccttgggagaaaccaggctcagttggggtcagttctcctctgaccagacgaaaccagtagttcaattccagactgcagcaaagtcagattgtgcagaagaatcatctgtttcctgtggtcttgtcctggtgctcctctgagacaaggtctttacaggggatctgtatctgggctctagttgtcctggtctccgctgtctttcagggcagtagaggtcctttctaggtgctgatccaccatctggtctggatacgtcctggatccgggtgactgcagtgaccctctgatctggacacagactggatctggtggccacggtgacctcggaacaagagagaaacagactaatattagcgtagatgccattcttctaatgatgtagcaagtacatagggtgttatgtgaattGTTTCCGGGTtcctggtttacctaattaatgcagcctaaaaatcctttaacggatttggatattaaaagcatattagtatgttatgtgtaagccaggttaaagagatgggtctttaatctagatttaaactgcaagagtgtgtctgcctcccgaacaatgttaggtaggttattccagagtttaggcaccaaataggaaaaggatctgccgcccgcagtggATGACGCTGAGCTCCATCTCTGTCTGATCAGCTCTTCACCTGCAGCGGCACTGTTCCTGGTTCAGATTTCAGCGCTTTTATTGGTCCGTTGACGATCAGATATTTTTATTGGCTACTGAATTCCCTTTAAAAGTTTGAATATCAATTCAAATTGTGGGTGTACTCAGTAACAAActgtaatttaaaagtaatgaagtagattattttgcttaatttgcacttaagtacaagtaaaagtacagctttaaaaatatactcaaaaaagtacaaGTACCCGAAAAACGTCATAATTACAGTAACGTGAATAGTTTTTATTCGTTACTTCCCACCACTGAAGTTTAGAAGTGATTTCATCCAAGCGTATCCAGTGGCTCAggggtagagcattgtgttagcaccTCAAAAGGTTGtcggttcaattcccagggaacatgcacactgattaaaaaaaaaagtatggcatGAATGCACTGAAAgaccctttggataaaagcgtctgataaatgtaaGTTTGGCAGAACATTCTTTTCGCAAATGATGGCTTCTGAGGTCTCCGTTCTTTTGATGATTGCGAACATTGTGGCACAGCGTGGAGTGCCTATGGAGAAACCTCTTCAATCACACCCAGCTGCTCGACTCTGTCCAATTCATGTTTTACCTTTGTAAGTATTGGAATTGGTACTTTACGAGCTATAttccagtaattcaactcaaattgtgaaacttttgtattaaataaattcaatgcacacagactgaagtagtttaagtctttggttcttttaattgtgatgattttagctcacatttaacaaaaacccaccagttctcaacaaattagaacatGGTGACAGGCCAATCAtcttatcaactcaaaacacctgcaaagttttcctgagcttcaaaaataattgtaaatatttgtgCATTTTCATTGTTCTTTTATCCAGAGTTTATAGCAGTTTATTTTACCATTTCAGTTCAAGTTCATTGTTAAGATTTTACCTGAAGAAATCCTGATGTTCCTGTCAGACTTGTTTAAACACAGTCATGTGATCATAAGCTCCTCCCTCTCACAGCTCTTACCAGGAAGAGACTGACGTGTTATTTCTGCTTCTCTCACACTGACTCTTTTCTCtactgacaaaaacaataaagaacCAGCCATCGGTGAAGAACCAAGAGAAACACTTTAGAGAAGGATCTTTGTGAAGTTTGGTTCTGAATAGATATTAGATATTTGTGATTCTCAAGGGGATTTGTTTTTCAAACTGTCGttcagaaagtgaaagtaaagtttaGATCACTGGAGCTCAAAGAGTGAAAATGGCTTCTCTATCTGAAGATGATATTGCGTGTCCTGTATGTCAGGAAATCTTCAAGAATCCTGTAGTTTTATCATGTAGTCACAGTGTCTGTAAAGAGTGTCTTCAACAGTTCTGGACAACCAAGAAAACTCAGGAGTGTCCCGTCTGCAGAAGAAGATCCTCAAAAGAAAATCCTCCAGTTAGTCTTGCATTAAAAAACTTGTGTGAGTCGTTCCTGAAGGAGAGAAATGAGGTTCGTTCATCAGGATCTGAGGAGATCTGCAGTTTACACAGTGAGAAACTCAAACTCTTCTGTCTGGAGGACAAACAGCCGgtgtgtttagtgtgtgttaactCTCAGAAACACGACAATCATAAATTCAGACCCATCGATGAAGTGGTTTCATCATATAAGGTGAGAAAAATGGCTTTCTCAGCTTCATGTTGTTATAAAAGTCCTGTTTAAGAGTTGATTTGATCAGATCTGGAATTATTGAGTTGAGTAATTATTAACTACGGGGGTAAATACGTTTTCACACAGGCCCAGTTGTTGttggataactttttttttgcctcaataaataactttttgttcACTCAGGTTGCCTTTGTTTTATGGCAGATTTtaatttctgattttatttttatatgagatAGTATGATAAATCAGGATGGGGGCAAATACTTTTGCACTGCATTATATGATCATATCACTGTATGGCTGTATCTCCTTTTTTCACTAGGAGGAGCTCAACACAGCACTGAAATCATTACAGGAGAAACTGAAAGACAATGAGAAAACAAAAGGAGAGTTAGAGAAAACAGCTGAACACATCAAGGTGAGGAAACAGAATCCAGAGTGTTAGGGTCGAGCTCGTTCCAAAACCACAACATAAAGAGGGAGACGGACAAAAATAgggtttaaataatttattgtttattgGGAAAAGAaattaagcaataaaaaataaacaatgttttttggaaaaagaaaaacaacaagaagatattttaaatatatgtctaAATGCAACGAAATATCAATATTAAAAGGGAAAATAACAAATTTAGAAAAGCCTGTGCTCCACTCTCACTGGCATACACTGCAAATCTAAAAGTATGCTTCAAATATAGGGGCCAAAAGCACAGCTGGTGCCCacaacatttttacattgttaaatgCTTCCTGACACTTCTCTGACCAcacaaatcagaatcagaatcagaaagagctttattgccaagtatatttgcgcatacaaggaatttgttttagtgatatAAGcctccagtacacagagacaccaacacacacacacacacacacacacacacacaaaaagtaggCAAATAAATCGTATAAATAAATGGCACTTTGGTACTAAGAAGATCAGATAGTGGCATCACAACAGTAGTAAAGTTTCTACTAAATCCTCTACAGTATTCTGCCAAACCCAAAAATCTGTGAAGTTCACATCGGTTTTCAAACACAGGGAACTCACAGATAGCTCAATCTTTGCTTCTACAGGCCTAACCTGCCACCACCCATCACCTTACCAAGATATGTACCCCTGGCTCCCCCAAACTCACATTTATCCAGGTTTATAGTAAGGTTAGCAGCGGCGAAATATGAAAACATCAGTCAGGGTATTACTTTATCAAACCATATCATCAATGTAGGCCTCACATCCATGCATCCCATATAAAACACTGTTAACAAGACTTTGACATGTACCTGGAGCATTTCGTACTCCAAATGGCATAACTTTATACTGTAAGAAATTGTCAGGTGTCACAAAAGCAGATAACTCTTTAGCTGGATTGGTTAAAGCACATGGCAGCAGTGgtgaaagtcatactcaagtaaaagtacagtatCTAACCAGAAAATGATTttggtaaattatatatatatgtaaaatatgttcATAAACAGCTTGGGTAGCaagattttgtttaattttaactcTTTTTATCCATTTCTTATTTTTGGGTcagaataagaagcacttcatctgtacttagtgtctttcattccaacataagaaaacatttctgctaTCAGCATCTGAAAAAGCATTTAGGTGTATTTACAGTTTATATATCTCAGAGAGGACATAGATTACAGTTACAGATGGATAAATaaaggtttgtttttaaaataaaacattaaatactgatattttatttataacatgaACAAAATAGTAGAAATGTGGAAGTTAAACCGCCAGTAAGTGCCAACAAGTGACTGTTAATGAGTGAGTAATGGAGATTCATTCATTCAGAGCATTTGGTGAAATACTGGATCATTTATTCAACCGAATCTAAGCTGATTAGTAATGAATATACTTTGGGAAATGAAttggagtaaaagtatacattttaattaggaaatgtagtggagtaaaagtaaaagttggctgaaatataaaaactcaagtaaagtacagatacttaagTACTATAACAAAGTATTATTACTTTGTTACAGTACACCACTGTCTGCCAGTATCCTTTCAGGAGAACCAATTTGAGCTGAGCCAACTCTATCAAGGCAATCATTACACCGTGGTAAAGTATAACAGTCAGGCTTTCTATCCGCATTAAGCTTTCTATAGTCGGAGCAAAAACAATACGTCCCATCTGGCTCATTAACCAGCAGACAGAGGAGATCCATGCACTCAAACTGGGCTCAGCAAGATCGTGAGTTAAAAGATATTTGACTTCCTTACCTAGTATTCCCCTCTTCCTGGGATTAACATGATATGCATGTTGTTTAATAGATGGTGCTGTACCAACATGTAAAACTTGATAAAATTGTAGCGCTCCAAAGAGTAAAAATATGTCCTTGTACTGCAGGTGCGTAGAGCCAGGAGAATACTTGAAAATGAGCAAGGAAGTAAAACAGTGAAGACAAAGACACTTCACCTGTAAACACAAACTGTAACATAAGTTGCAACACTTTTTTGGGCCACTTCAGTGTAGCTGCTACTCTTTCAAAATGAGCAAAAACATCCTTCTCTAAGAGGGTGGCACCAGaaggatattttttttaatatcaaacaATGGTTCTTGAGGAACTAAAGGGGTTCAGAGATTCAGGAGACTCATTGCGCCTccatttctgatttctgaagagcaGGGGATTGTAACAAGAGTCATTTTCATTACAGCTGTAGATCACTATATACAGTTATGAtctgatatatttaatataatggaCTCCAGTTGATTATTTGTGTAAATGAGGATCATCAATCTTCTTCTGGATCTGTTATATGTCTGTCTCTGAGTTTCTCTCAGATCTGAATGATGTGATTGTGTTGATGTGTGTTGATGGAGACGATTGAAGTGAATGTGGTTTGATTTCAGTCTCAAGCTGAGCACACAGAGCGTCAGATTAAACAGCAGTTTGAGAAGCTTCATCAGTTTCTCAGAGATGAAGAAGAAGCTACAATCACTGcactgagagaggaagaggagcagaagaagcagatgatgaaggagaagctggaggagatgaacagacacatctcagctctttcacacacaatcaAAGACACGGAGGAGAAGATGAGAGCCAGTGACGTCTGCTTTCTGAAGGTCTGATTTCACAGCATACACTGATTGACTGATgtttggttgattgattgattgattgagttgttgatttattgattgattgattgattgatcaatgttgtgtttgttctgcaggagtTTCCGGTCTCGATGGAAAGGTGAgtgatcttctctctctctgcttctgatcCAGAGTCACTTCAGTTCTGATCCTGAATGTTCTTCCAGAGTCCAGATCTCATCACAGCCGGATCCACAGACTCCTTCTGGAGCTTTGATTCATGTGTCACGTTACTTGGGGAACCTGTCCttcagagtctggaagaagatgCAGGACATCGTCCAGAACAGTGAGTCTGACTGCAGAAGATCTGagcttcatacacacacactggaaaTGATGCAATATTGACAGATTTCAGCATTATCTGTGAAGAACCTGATCATCTACTGCACCAAAATCAGCAGCTCACTTTTCCCATATGATTActgctgtttatattttattaataattatttatttaattatttattaatattttgaattaggtttATATATACAGAGAATAAGAGAGCGAGAATAACAATATTCTCCAAGAATCAGctaaaaacgcatctcttccaTCCAAAGTCGTCACGCAgcatccaaaagacaaaaaataaccaattgatattttctatatttatacaATCACACCGATGTGATTATAACGATCAGCGcgtcattatcattatcattatctgcATCAATTAAAATCTGTGTTCATCCGCTGGCTGTACAATGAAACAATGAAAATGTTATGATTAGTAGCCTCactaatgtttttattcacagtaactttcaatgttaaattcacattaaatataaactcGGTCACATTATACCTCACGCTCTGCTACACTTATACATCTGTTCACAATACTCTTGATTTTTATGAAGTTTCTTCGAGGATTGCCTGATGCACACAAGAATGTTTCAGCATAACTTTCTTCAATCTTGGGACTCTGTACGTCCGGTTTGATGATAATAATTCAAACTCATTACGCAGGACATGGTTATGAACAGAAACTATATTATTAGACAGTCTTAACAAATTCTTATAATAAGCTGAATCATAAAACTTCTCAAGGGGCTGAACGACAGTCCTTGAGCACATTTATAATTGATTAAACGACTTTGTTTTTAGCACAACAGACAAACTCATATACCAAACAGAGTAACAATATTGCAGTGTAGTCATTATCACGGACATAAAGAGCAACAGAAGAATCTGCTTTCTTTCTCCGAATGACCGGAGACGATTCTCAGCTTTGTTCTTTTACAGAGAGCATCGATACGATCTTTCCATGATAACATACCATCATCCCTCCTAAATACTTGTGTTTTAACCTGTTGAAGTTTTCCATTCTGAATTAAAACAGGCGTTGTATTAATATCAGATGTAGACCTGAATATAATCTCTTCTGTTTTACTTGTATTGATGTCAAGATCAGAAACAGGAAGTCAGAGAGAGTCTGTGCTATAATTGGACCCAGGATTTGTCTGACAGTATTTTATCAGCACCATCTTTTCTTTGGTTAATCTCCTCTGTTTCCTCCTTCATTACACGCAGATGCTCCTGATGCTTTAATATTCTCCTGCATCAAACTATTGGGGTAGTTAAATGGTTAAAAATGGGGGCTGCCAATAAGATGtttaaacaaataagaaaaagaatcTTCAGAAAATCTTTAGTCGAGGTAAACCCTACTAGAAAGAGTCAATAACAAATATTAATGATCAAAAGGTTCAGTCAATAatcttaaatatgtaaatgtggcTTACCCGTGTCTGTCGTATGTGTCCTGAAGATGTTAATGAGCTTGACAATGTACTGATgattttatattcacatttacTTTTGATTTTTCAGTTATTCCAGCTTGAACTGCAACAACATTAGAGGAATAATTTACTTAGAAATGTAATCCCAAACTCTTTTaactcacttttgatcaacacaaaacacattcttaaaaaagaaaaaaacacccataaaaaataatgtgtcaTATCTTCTATGATGTTATAAATACATAATGTGAATTTAAATCTCTTACTTTTGGTGTTTTCCAAACATTAACATCATCTCAGTCTTCTCAGTATCACGAGTCAAAGAAAATGATGTCCATGAGAAAAGTTTAGGAGCGCACAGCACAAAAATatggttataaaataaaatggtacataaaatacatatgtaAATGAGACTAAACACTTACATCAGTGTTCTCTCTGATAAAGCCTCCGTATCTTCACTGCGAGTCAAAGAAATGTTTTCTGAGAGAAATGTTTTGGGCCGTTTAAACTCGCACGGCATGTAAGTTACCGGTATATATcactataaattaaatttgttataaaatatatattgcaaatgAGATAAAACCCTAACTTTCAGTGTTCCTGTTAAAAAGCAACCTCCTTGTCAGATGTGATGTTATAAAATCTGacgaagtcgtggcctagtggttagagagtttgactcctaagcctagggttgtgggtttaaatctcgggccggcaataccacgactgagatgtccttgagcaaggcatcgaacccccaactgctccccgggcgccacagcataaatgggtgtgtgttcacagtgtgtgtgtgtgtgttcactgctctgtgtgtgtgtgtgtgtgttcacagtgtgtgtgtgtgtgttcactgctctgtgtgtgtgtgtgtgtgtgtgtgtgtgtgttcactgctccgggtgtgtgtgtgttcactgctccgggtgtgtgttcactgctccgggtgtgtgttcacagtgtgtgtgtgtgtgttcactgctccgggtgtgtgttcacagtgtgtgtgtgtgtgtgttcactgctctgagtgtgtgtgtgttcactgctccgggtgtgtgttcactgctccgggtgtgtgttcacagtgtgtgtgtgtgtgtgttcactgctccgggtgtgtgttcacagtgtgtgtgtgtgtgtgtgtgttcactgctccgggtgtgtgttcacagtgtgtgtgtgtgtgttcactgctctgtgtgtgtttacttctgatgggttaaatgcagagcatgaattctgagtatgggtcacaatacttggctgaatgtcacctcacttttaaaatgattactgTGTGAATAACATAATTGAATTGAACATTAAAACTACAATGACAAAATCTGGAGAAGAATGGAGTATAATAATGTAACCCACACTtgtaatttgtgttctgcattaatcccatccaagtgcacacacagttaaaaacatcttaatgtacAGCAGTGGTGCTATATATCACCTAAACCTCCCAAAGAACCACTGAAGAACCGCTCGAAACATTCCCAAACACATTGACTAGATCTTGATTCTCAGGTTATATAGATTATGTTGATCTATAGTGTGCCATGATCCAAGTACACTctgagtaataaataataatgaggTCATGACGCCCCGCTCCCCGCCAACTCTAGCacactctattctaattctattctttataaaatattGTCCCTTTTAGACTGGCTCTCCATTCATTTACTaactacttgtttttttttgtgttttttttaaaaagcttctCTGTTCTTTTTATTCCTCTTCTATTATAacggttttcttttcatttattatacagttaacaaaggcaaaaaaagacccctaacactagcttgctgtATTCTTGTTCTATTCTATCagttttctatttattatattatttaaaagctacgtgtactgtgttaatctaactgagacttgttatagctcttatatatcattgctctttgtgttgtttttgattgaTTCTATTCTCATCATTTGTGAGTCCCTTTGGCTTGATctttttattactgtaaaaatctattaatctattattaattattactaattatatttcattttctaaTCATtcaattgaatattttttttagattatcatctaatatttataatttattttaagaattactttaattactgaataattaaaaatgaattattttagttGTAGTTTGTTAATACCAGcaagctttttgttgttgttatttataacatttattattattattatttcaccacACTATTGAGGAATACTATCTagtgtttataaataataatactagtaTTTAGTAAAAGCTTTG
The nucleotide sequence above comes from Carassius gibelio isolate Cgi1373 ecotype wild population from Czech Republic chromosome B3, carGib1.2-hapl.c, whole genome shotgun sequence. Encoded proteins:
- the LOC127952178 gene encoding nuclear factor 7, ovary-like isoform X1, with translation MASLSEDDIACPVCQEIFKNPVVLSCSHSVCKECLQQFWTTKKTQECPVCRRRSSKENPPVSLALKNLCESFLKERNEVRSSGSEEICSLHSEKLKLFCLEDKQPVCLVCVNSQKHDNHKFRPIDEVVSSYKEELNTALKSLQEKLKDNEKTKGELEKTAEHIKSQAEHTERQIKQQFEKLHQFLRDEEEATITALREEEEQKKQMMKEKLEEMNRHISALSHTIKDTEEKMRASDVCFLKEFPVSMERVQISSQPDPQTPSGALIHVSRYLGNLSFRVWKKMQDIVQNTPVILDPNTAYQDLVLSDELTSVRYSSDHSVPDNPERFDSYSCVLGSEGFNSGTHCWDVEVKQSKYWSLGVTTASNQRKGWGFFNTDVWCVWYNQYGVSLASGFHVKQNLDHVRVNLDYDRGTVSFSDLVTNTHLHTFTISFTHTLFPFFWCYDYSSSLRILSINSQ
- the LOC127952178 gene encoding zinc-binding protein A33-like isoform X2 — encoded protein: MASLSEDDIACPVCQEIFKNPVVLSCSHSVCKECLQQFWTTKKTQECPVCRRRSSKENPPVSLALKNLCESFLKERNEVRSSGSEEICSLHSEKLKLFCLEDKQPVCLVCVNSQKHDNHKFRPIDEVVSSYKEELNTALKSLQEKLKDNEKTKGELEKTAEHIKSQAEHTERQIKQQFEKLHQFLRDEEEATITALREEEEQKKQMMKEKLEEMNRHISALSHTIKDTEEKMRASDVCFLKEFPVSMERVQISSQPDPQTPSGALIHVSRYLGNLSFRVWKKMQDIVQNTPVILDPNTAHPLLVLSDDLTSVRCSDNQPVPDNPERFQYYSCVLGSEGFNSGTHCWDVEVKESSLWIIGVTTASNQRKGRDFYETGVWCVWYGVSPGSGFRVKRNLDRVRVNLDYDRGTVSFSDPVTNTHLHTFTTSFTHTLFPFFSCYHSSLRILSISS